The following coding sequences lie in one Salvelinus fontinalis isolate EN_2023a chromosome 21, ASM2944872v1, whole genome shotgun sequence genomic window:
- the btc gene encoding probetacellulin — MAKAYKLYVGIATVLALCKCSLAEWNATEEPANKTVSRHHQGNTNNFTDSIETVTQAKWSGHFTNCPKEFRNYCIHGSCRFVKEHDTPSCRCEKGYIGSRCEYVDLAWRIGDQRQIIIACVIAALVFLILLIIFICICAHRHKLCRRKRRRKEETRNGTEKLNMIRMNTNGTHEASSDSVETSDINAI, encoded by the exons ATGGCAAAGGCATACAAACTGTACGTCGGAATAGCCACAG TTTTGGCCCTATGCAAATGCTCTCTGGCTGAATGGAATGCAACTGAGGAGCCGGCAAACAAGACTGTGTCCCGCCATCACCAAGGCAACACAAACAACTTCACAG ACTCGATAGAAACTGTAACTCAAGCCAAATGGAGCGGCCATTTCACCAATTGTCCAAAGGAGTTCAGGAATTACTGTATCCATGGGTCGTGCCGCTTTGTGAAGGAACATGACACTCCTTCATGCAG ATGTGAAAAGGGGTACATTGGGTCCAGGTGTGAGTATGTTGATTTGGCCTGGCGTATAGGAGACCAGCGGCAGATCATCATAGCCTGTGTGATAGCAGCGTTGGTCTTCCTCATACTGCTCATCATATTCATCTGCATCTGTGCACA TCGACATAAACTTTGCAGGCggaagaggagaagaaaagaggagaCGAGGAATGGAACAGAGAAGCTCAATATGATTAGGATGAACACAAATGGAACGCATGAAGCTTCATCAGATTCAGTCGAAACCTCAGACATCAATGCAATATGA